One genomic segment of Hordeum vulgare subsp. vulgare chromosome 2H, MorexV3_pseudomolecules_assembly, whole genome shotgun sequence includes these proteins:
- the LOC123428121 gene encoding serine/threonine-protein kinase PBL13-like has product MDHPKNIVTQLIPEEHRSKWIARSNHNVKCFTEEEIRRFTSNYGTVVGRGAFGEVYQGVLEDKSKVAVKRFIYNVKENFAKELIVHREINHKNVVRLVGYCIDENALMVVMEYIPKGNLSNILHHDSSPIALDTRLRIAIECAEALGYMHSQMYTQVIHGDIKPANILLDDGLGAKISDFGISRLVNTKKTLYTVNVIGSIGYMDPLFAQNGRLTAKSDVYSFGVVLLELITRKKARTEDGEIGLVESFIQSLSKGFRRVREMFDPEIVTSSNMKIIEEIARLACKCLRMEHDKRPEMLEVAECLRKLRKAPHQVQERLALFSWVRKNKQAPAETPLVETVAPAETTPNTVRKNKQAPAETPLTVAPAETTPNTVRKNKQAPAETPLVETVAPAETTPNTVRKNKQAPAETPLTVAPAETTPNTVRKNKQAPAESPLVETVAAAETTPNTVRKNKQAPAETPLVEAVAPAETTPNTPSQESNASNPKTVIVAPAKAALSQENSSSTQYVGTFIVRPTVASQLFELDDLLRAPAEILGKGTVGTTFKATLDSGYELVVRRLRGVNLPKAEFEQHIRLIGSIQNKHIVPLRWYYCEKGSGLAPLDWEQRLAISLAAARGVQAIHLAGPSSYHGNIKSSNILLTGTHDACVSEHGLIRLGNYSNSSGYRAPEVTHNRWVSQKSDVYSFGILLLELLTRKSQDKERVDLPRWVCSIIPEEWMAEAFDVELREQEQKDGEEECMVRLLQLGINCCSQDPGSRPAMSDVVQQIEEIQQS; this is encoded by the exons ATGGATCATCCAAAAAATATAGTGACACAACTTATCCCGGAAGAGCATAGGTCGAAATGGATTGCACGTAGCAACCATAATGTGAAATGTTTTACAGAAGAGGAGATAAGAAGATTTACCAGCAACTATGGGACTGTAGTCGGTAGAGGTGCGTTTGGAGAGGTTTATCAAGGAGTCCTTGAGGACAAAAGTAAGGTTGCAGTCAAGAGGTTTATCTACAATGTAAAAGAaaattttgccaaagagttgatcGTCCACCGTGAGATCAATCACAAGAATGTAGTAAGATTAGTCGGCTACTGTATAGATGAAAATGCTCTGATGGTGGTCATGGAGTATATTCCTAAAGGAAATCTGAGTAACATACTTCACCATGATAGTAGTCCCATAGCTTTGGATACACGGTTAAGAATTGCCATTGAATGTGCAGAAGCGTTGGGCTATATGCATTCACAAATGTATACTCAGGTTATTCATGGTGATATCAAGCCTGCTAATATACTTCTGGATGATGGACTCGGAGCAAAAATATCAGACTTTGGAATATCAAGACTAGTCAACACTAAAAAGACTCTATATACTGTAAATGTGATAGGAAGTATAGGTTACATGGACCCTCTGTTTGCTCAGAATGGTCGCCTCACAGCAAAGAGTGATGTTTATAGTTTTGGAGTTGTACTCCTGGAACTGATTACTAGAAAAAAAGCAAGAACAGAGGATGGGGAGATTGGCTTGGTTGAAAGTTTTATTCAGTCTCTTTCAAAAGGGTTTAGGAGGGTGAGGGAGATGTTTGATCCGGAAATTGTAACATCGAGCAACATGAAGATTATCGAAGAGATTGCTAGGTTGGCATGTAAATGCTTGAGGATGGAACACGACAAACGCCCTGAGATGTTAGAAGTTGCAGAATGTCTTCGTAAACTTAGAAAGGCTCCACATCAGGTACAAGAAAGACTAGCTCTGTTTTCTTGGGTGAGGAAAAATAAGCAAGCTCCAGCAGAAACACCATTGGTGGAAACTGTAGCTCCAGCAGAAACAACGCCAAACACGGTGAGGAAAAATAAGCAAGCTCCAGCTGAAACACCATTGACTGTAGCTCCAGCAGAAACAACGCCAAACACGGTGAGGAAAAATAAGCAAGCTCCAGCAGAAACACCATTGGTGGAAACTGTAGCTCCAGCAGAAACAACGCCAAACACGGTGAGGAAAAATAAGCAAGCTCCAGCTGAAACACCATTGACTGTAGCTCCAGCAGAAACAACGCCAAACACGGTGAGGAAAAATAAGCAAGCTCCAGCTGAAAGTCCATTGGTGGAAACTGTAGCTGCAGCAGAAACAACGCCAAACACGGTGAGGAAAAATAAGCAAGCTCCAGCTGAAACACCATTGGTGGAAGCTGTAGCTCCAGCAGAAACAACGCCAAACACGCCATCACAAGAAAGCAATGCCAGTAACCCGAAAACGGTCATTGTGGCCCCAGCCAAAGCGGCACTATCACAGGAAAACAGTAGTAGTACCCAATATGTGGGAACTTTTATTGTTAGGCCGACAGTGGCTAGCCAATTGTTTGAGCTGGACGACCTGCTCCGGGCACCGGCTGAAATTCTGGGCAAAGGTACAGTCGGGACAACATTCAAAGCCACACTTGATAGTGGATATGAGCTGGTGGTCAGGAGGCTGAGGGGTGTGAACTTGCCGAAGGCGGAGTTTGAGCAGCATATCAGGCTCATCGGCTCCATCCAGAACAAGCACATTGTTCCACTGCGGTGGTATTACT GTGAAAAAGGTTCTGGCCTAGCTCCACTGGACTGGGAGCAGCGGTTGGCTATCTCACTAGCTGCTGCCCGGGGTGTGCAGGCTATCCATTTAGCTGGACCATCGAGCTATCATGGCAACATCAAGTCTTCCAACATCCTGCTCACCGGAACCCACGACGCATGTGTGTCGGAGCATGGCCTGATAAGACTTGGCAATTATTCCAATTCCTCGGGCTACCGTGCACCTGAGGTCACCCACAATAGGTGGGTCTCCCAGAAATCTGATGTGTACAGCTTCGGCATCCTATTGCTGGAGCTTCTCACTCGCAAGTCTCAGGATAAGGAGCGAGTAGATTTGCCACGGTGGGTGTGTTCCATTATACCCGAGGAGTGGATGGCAGAGGCTTTCGACGTTGAGCTCCGAGAACAGGAGCAGAAGGATGGCGAAGAGGAGTGCATGGTGCGACTTCTGCAGCTCGGCATAAACTGTTGCAGTCAAGATCCCGGCTCGAGGCCTGCAATGTCTGATGTCGTGCAGCAGATCGAGGAGATCCAACAGTCCTGA